In the genome of Pogona vitticeps strain Pit_001003342236 chromosome 13, PviZW2.1, whole genome shotgun sequence, one region contains:
- the ERCC4 gene encoding DNA repair endonuclease XPF produces the protein MASSVSPAPLDHENQIFLDLFEQDGLVVCARGLGIDRLLLRFLRLYCDPARLVLVLNTGPAEEEYFIEQLKIDQAAHLPRRVTNEIPSSSRYEVYTQGGVVFATSRILVVDFLTDRIPSDLITGILVYKAHRIIESCQEAFILRLYRQKNKQGFIKAFTDNAVAFSTGFCHVERVMRNLFVRKLYLWPRFHAVVHSFLERHKPEVVEMHVTMSPAMCAIQSSILDILNACLRELKLCNPALEAEDLSLENAIGKAFDKTIRHYLDPLWHQLGAKTKSLVQDLKVLRTLLQYLTQYDCVTFLNLLESLRASEKAFGQNSGWLFLDSSASMFLHARSRVYRLPDDKGNKNRKATEKTNIKEEKEQKRELVLESNPKWEALGEVLKEMEMENASSESLGGPGRVLICASDDRTCAQLKEYITVGAKAFLTRLYDKTFGKNKDREEAYTKDRKAAKSRRDNARESRAKKSKTEYSKPKQKKKKPALTLTQMLNKGEMEDMAGEQEDPAELSSSPGNSSDEAQSDSLVLHMSSSDAYYGILKEPLTVVHPLNGCSDPYSLTRVLHEVEPRYVVLYDAELTFVRQLEIYKASRPGKPLRVYFLIYGGSTEEQRYLTTLRKEKEAFEKLIREKASMVIPEEREGRDETNLDLGKDSALVTVPTDTRKAGGQELKGVQQAIVVDMREFRSELPSLIHRRGIDIEPVTLQVGDYILTPDICVERKSISDLIGSLNNGRLYSQCVAMSRYYKRPVLLIEFDPSKSFSLASRASLHQEISSNDVTSKLALLTLHFPRLRLLWCPSPYATAELFEELKRKQPQPDAATALAVTADSEILPESDKYNPGPQDFLLKLPGVNAKNCQSIMNHVKSIAELITFSRDKLAEILGNAAAAKQLHEFLHLPFAEAVSQGKTKR, from the exons ATGGCGTCGAGCGTGTCTCCGGCGCCCCTGGACCACGAGAACCAGATTTTCTTGGACCTTTTCGAGCAGGACGGGCTGGTGGTCTGCGCCCGAGGGCTGGGCATCGACCGCCTCCTCCTGCGCTTCCTCCGCCTCTACTGCGACCCGGCtcggctggtgctggtgctgaACACCGGCCCTGCAGAGGAG GAATATTTTATTGAACAGCTGAAGATCGATCAGGCGGCTCATCTTCCGAGGCGGGTGACGAACGAGATCCCAAGCAGCAGCCGATATGAGGTTTACACGCAAGGAGGCGTCGTTTTTGCAACCAGCCGGATCCTGGTGGTGGATTTTTTGACAGACAGGATCCCTTCAGATCTTATCACCG GCATTTTGGTGTACAAAGCCCACCGAATAATTGAATCTTGCCAGGAAGCTTTCATCTTACGACTCTATCGCCAGAAGAACAAGCAAGGGTTCATCAAAGCCTTCACGGACAATGCGGTTGCCTTCAGCACTGGCTTTTGTCATGTGGAAAGAGTGATGAGAAATCTGTTTGTGAGGAAGCTTTACCTCTGGCCAAG GTTTCATGCGGTAGTGCACTCCTTTTTGGAGCGACACAAGCCTGAAGTGGTTGAAATGCATGTCACCATGAGCCCTGCCATGTGTGCGATCCAGAGTTCGATCTTGGATATCCTGAACGCCTGCCTTCGGGAACTGAAACTTTGTAATCCGGCCTTGGAAGCAGAGGACTTGTCCCTGGAAAATGCTATTGGAAAGGCTTTTGACAAG ACGATTCGTCATTATTTAGACCCACTTTGGCACCAGCTTGGAGCAAAAACCAAATCTTTGGTCCAAGATTTGAAGGTCCTCCGTACTTTGCTGCAATATTTGACTCAGTATGACTGTGTGACTTTCCTTAACCTCTTGGAATCCTTAAGAGCATCAGAAAAAGCCTTTGGTCAGAACTCAG GTTGGCTTTTTCTCGATTCGAGTGCATCCATGTTTCTACATGCTCGATCCAGGGTTTATCGCCTTCCAGATGACAAAGGAAATAAGAACAGAAAAGCAActgaaaaaacaaatataaaggAAGAAAAGG AGCAGAAAAGAGAGCTGGTCCTCGAAAGCAACCCGAAGTGGGAAGCCCTTGGGGAAGTCCTGAAGGAGATGGAGATGGAGAATGCAAGCAGCGAAAGCCTGGGCGGGCCAG GACGAGTACTTATCTGTGCCAGTGACGACCGCACTTGCGCCCAGCTCAAGGAGTATATTACTGTTGGAGCCAAAGCTTTTTTAACGAGGCTGTATGACAAGACGTTTGGGAAGAACAAGGACCGTGAGGAAGCCTATACGAAAGATCGGAAAGCGGCCAAGAGCCGGCGAGACAACGCCAGAGAATCTCGGGCGAAGAAATCCAAAACAGAATATTCCAAACctaagcagaagaaaaagaagccggCATTGACCTTGACACAGATGTTAAACaaaggagagatggaagacatGGCAGGAGAGCAAGAAGACCCAGCAGAATTAAGCAGTAGCCCCGGGAACAGCAGTGACGAAGCCCAATCTGACAGCCTCGTTTTGCACATGTCCTCCTCCGATGCCTATTATGGGATCTTAAAGGAACCACTCACTGTAGTCCATCCACTGAATGGTTGCAGCGACCCCTATTCCCTCACCCGGGTCCTGCATGAAGTGGAACCAAGATACGTTGTGCTTTATGATGCAGAGTTGACTTTCGTCCGTCAGCTGGAGATTTATAAGGCAAGCAGGCCTGGAAAACCTTTGAG ggtttattttcttatttatggAGGTTCAACTGAAGAACAACGCTACCTTACCACtctaaggaaagaaaaagaagcatttgAAAAACTTATTCG TGAGAAGGCCAGCATGGTGATCCCcgaggaaagagaagggagagatgAAACCAACTTGGATCTGGGAAAAGATTCTGCACTGGTTACTGTTCCTACAGACACCCGCAAAGCAG GAGGCCAGGAACTGAAAGGTGTACAACAAGCCATTGTGGTGGACATGCGTGAATTTCGCAGTGAACTTCCATCTCTGATTCATCGTCGCGGCATTGACATTGAGCCTGTGACCTTGCAAGTGGGTGATTACATTCTTACGCCTGACATTTGTGTGGAGCGGAAGAGCATCAGCGATCTTATTGGCTCCCTCAATAACGGGAGACTTTACTCACAGTGCGTCGCCATGTCTCGTTATTACAAGCGTCCAGTTCTCCTCATAGAGTTCGACCCCAGTAAATCCTTCTCTCTTGCTTCCCGGGCTTCTCTCCACCAGGAGATCTCTAGCAACGATGTGACTTCCAAACTCGCCCTTCTTACCCTCCATTTCCCCCGCCTTCGGCTCCTGTGGTGCCCCTCTCCTTATGCTACTGCCGAATTGTTTGAAGAATTGAAACGGAAACAACCGCAGCCTGATGCAGCGACAGCCCTGGCCGTCACTGCGGATTCGGAGATCCTCCCCGAATCTGACAAATACAACCCAGGCCCCCAAGACTTCCTATTGAAACTGCCGGGTGTGAATGCTAAAAACTGCCAGTCCATAATGAATCACGTCAAGAGCATTGCAGAGCTCATCACCTTTTCTCGGGacaaactggctgaaatcttggGAAACGCTGCCGCTGCTAAGCAGCTTCATGAATTCTTGCATTTACCCTTTGCAGAAGCTGTTTCTCAAGGGAAAACCAAGAGGTGA